A part of Microbacterium terregens genomic DNA contains:
- a CDS encoding SDR family oxidoreductase, with protein sequence MDLGIRGKAALVLGSTSGLGGASASALASEGARVGFVGRRRERAIELAGAHEGSVALVCDLSQPDSARTLAEDAAARLGEIDILVLNSGGPAPGPASGLTSAEVRSAVETLLVRQIEITELFLPAMRSRGWGRIVAIGSTSIQEPLAGLALSNIARSGLAGYLKTLSREVASDGVTVNMVLPGLIGTDRLTQLDSHRAAAANVDVEDLNARSRAAIPAGRYGSPEEFAAVVAFLCSVQASYVTGEQIRCDGGLVAGY encoded by the coding sequence GTGGATCTGGGGATCAGGGGCAAAGCCGCACTCGTGCTCGGCTCGACGTCGGGCCTTGGCGGCGCGTCCGCGAGTGCGCTCGCGAGCGAAGGCGCACGTGTGGGATTCGTGGGTCGTCGCCGGGAGCGGGCGATCGAGCTCGCGGGGGCGCACGAGGGTTCCGTCGCCCTGGTGTGCGACCTCTCTCAGCCGGACTCCGCTCGGACGCTCGCCGAGGACGCGGCCGCTCGGCTGGGTGAGATCGACATCCTGGTGCTGAACTCCGGGGGGCCAGCGCCGGGACCGGCATCCGGGCTCACCTCCGCCGAGGTGCGCAGCGCGGTCGAGACGCTGCTGGTCCGTCAGATCGAGATCACCGAGCTCTTCTTGCCTGCGATGCGCTCACGCGGTTGGGGGCGGATCGTCGCGATCGGTTCCACCTCGATCCAAGAGCCGCTCGCCGGCCTCGCGTTGTCCAACATCGCGCGGTCCGGGCTGGCCGGATACCTGAAGACGCTTTCGCGCGAGGTCGCTTCCGACGGGGTCACGGTCAATATGGTGCTTCCTGGACTGATCGGCACCGATCGCCTCACGCAGCTCGACAGTCACCGCGCCGCGGCGGCGAACGTTGACGTCGAAGACCTGAACGCCCGCTCCCGCGCGGCGATCCCCGCCGGACGGTACGGCTCTCCAGAGGAGTTCGCGGCGGTGGTGGCCTTCCTCTGCAGCGTTCAGGCGTCCTACGTCACCGGCGAGCAGATCAGGTGCGACGGGGGCCTGGTCGCCGGTTACTGA
- a CDS encoding pirin family protein: MTNPEAHPREVVLEAAQPCDGVELLDPREVPLGGPRAMTVYRTLPSKARSFVGSWCFLDHYGPDEVASSGGMVVPRHPHTGLATVSWLFTGRIAHLDSGGNAADVVPGELNLMISGRGITHSEISTEDTATLHGVQLWYALPAAARFSDNHFEHFAPDPVHHPGMVARVFIGQLLGSASPVQTRTAELLGAELLIDPNATVSLEARPDFEHAVLAETGTLMVDRAAVQHRVLAYVPAGSDTIEITAGPEGARAILLGGIPFDEQIVMWWNFVGRTHEEVVEFRRRYQSELGFEPEHVDDVGKPRLFGEFPAGQEAPLPAPILPNVRLRPRG, translated from the coding sequence ATGACCAACCCCGAGGCGCACCCTCGCGAGGTCGTGCTCGAGGCCGCCCAGCCCTGTGACGGCGTCGAACTGCTGGATCCGCGAGAAGTGCCCTTGGGCGGGCCGCGAGCGATGACGGTGTACCGGACGTTGCCTTCCAAAGCCCGCTCATTCGTCGGCTCGTGGTGCTTCCTCGACCACTATGGCCCCGACGAGGTTGCGAGCTCAGGAGGGATGGTCGTGCCGCGGCATCCTCATACCGGGTTGGCGACGGTCTCATGGCTGTTCACCGGGCGCATCGCGCATCTTGATTCCGGTGGCAACGCGGCCGACGTCGTCCCGGGCGAGCTCAATCTGATGATCTCCGGCAGAGGGATCACGCACTCCGAGATCAGCACCGAAGACACCGCCACGCTGCACGGAGTCCAGCTGTGGTACGCCTTGCCCGCGGCTGCGCGCTTCAGCGACAACCACTTCGAGCACTTCGCCCCGGACCCCGTGCACCATCCCGGAATGGTCGCGAGGGTGTTCATCGGCCAGCTGCTCGGCTCGGCGTCCCCCGTTCAGACGCGGACCGCGGAGCTGTTGGGCGCCGAACTCCTCATCGACCCAAACGCCACCGTCTCACTCGAGGCACGGCCTGACTTCGAGCACGCCGTGCTCGCGGAGACCGGAACCCTGATGGTCGATCGTGCCGCGGTGCAGCACCGCGTCCTGGCCTATGTGCCCGCCGGCTCGGACACGATCGAAATCACGGCCGGGCCGGAGGGTGCCCGCGCCATCCTGCTGGGCGGGATTCCGTTCGACGAACAGATCGTGATGTGGTGGAACTTCGTCGGCCGGACACACGAAGAAGTCGTGGAGTTCCGCCGTCGCTATCAATCGGAACTCGGCTTCGAACCCGAGCACGTCGACGACGTGGGAAAACCTCGGCTGTTCGGCGAGTTCCCCGCGGGTCAGGAGGCGCCACTGCCCGCGCCGATCCTGCCGAATGTGCGACTGCGTCCCCGAGGATAG
- the galK gene encoding galactokinase, which translates to MSATDTDAAARAGALLQRIGGSSPLGEWSAPGRVNLIGEHTDYNDGFVLPFAIDRRTHVAVAGRDDGVIRVASTVTRDDVEIPLADLPALFPSRGRVPEWTAYPLGVAWALVAESGVEHRDLRGLDIAIASDVPVGAGLSSSAAIEGATAAALNDVWELGLEPTALARVGRTAENDAVGAPTGIMDQMAAMLGRTDAGIFLDCRSLEATVVDLGFAAAQLDVLVIDTGVKHSHATGGYGERRSSCERGARAMGVSALRDLGVDDIARAADLMDEVTYRRVRHIVTENQRVLDTVRTLRAQGAGAIGDLLLSSHASMRDDFEISIAELDTAVDAAMGAGAIGARMTGGGFGGAAIALVPRVRVASTMDAVAAAFAASGFRAPTMFTVTPSEGARRDA; encoded by the coding sequence GTGAGTGCGACCGACACGGATGCCGCGGCCCGGGCGGGAGCTCTGCTGCAACGCATCGGCGGTTCGTCGCCTCTGGGCGAGTGGTCGGCGCCCGGACGCGTGAATCTCATCGGGGAGCACACCGATTACAACGACGGCTTCGTGCTGCCGTTCGCGATCGATCGCCGCACCCATGTGGCGGTCGCCGGCCGGGACGACGGCGTCATCCGCGTCGCGTCGACCGTCACTCGCGACGACGTCGAGATCCCCCTCGCCGACCTGCCCGCACTGTTCCCGTCCCGCGGACGCGTGCCCGAGTGGACCGCCTACCCGCTCGGCGTCGCGTGGGCGCTGGTCGCCGAATCCGGAGTCGAGCACCGAGATCTGCGCGGTCTGGACATCGCCATCGCATCGGACGTCCCCGTCGGCGCGGGCCTGTCCTCCTCGGCCGCGATCGAGGGCGCGACCGCAGCGGCGCTCAATGACGTATGGGAACTCGGACTCGAGCCCACTGCCCTCGCCCGCGTGGGTCGCACGGCCGAGAACGACGCTGTCGGGGCCCCCACCGGCATCATGGATCAGATGGCGGCGATGCTCGGCCGCACCGACGCCGGCATCTTCCTGGACTGCCGGTCACTCGAGGCGACCGTCGTCGACCTCGGATTCGCCGCCGCGCAACTCGACGTGCTCGTGATCGACACCGGCGTGAAGCACTCGCACGCCACCGGCGGGTACGGCGAGCGCCGCTCGTCGTGCGAGCGCGGCGCCCGGGCCATGGGCGTCTCCGCCCTGCGCGATCTCGGCGTCGACGATATTGCGCGCGCGGCAGACCTGATGGATGAGGTCACGTATCGCCGAGTGCGCCACATCGTGACCGAGAATCAGCGCGTCCTCGATACCGTGCGCACCCTCCGCGCCCAGGGCGCCGGTGCGATCGGCGACCTGCTGCTCTCCTCCCACGCATCCATGCGCGATGACTTCGAGATCTCGATCGCAGAGCTCGACACCGCCGTCGACGCGGCGATGGGCGCCGGCGCCATCGGCGCCCGGATGACCGGAGGCGGCTTCGGAGGCGCCGCCATAGCGCTCGTGCCACGTGTTCGGGTCGCATCGACGATGGATGCTGTGGCTGCCGCATTCGCAGCATCCGGGTTCCGAGCCCCGACCATGTTCACCGTCACCCCGTCGGAGGGCGCGCGTCGCGATGCCTGA
- the galT gene encoding galactose-1-phosphate uridylyltransferase — MSSLGRPPSVQTLGAGVVRRATRLADGRELIYFDDADTSLGEERSIDTRTLDARPATAMMRRDVLTGDWISIAASRQNRAFLPPAHLDPLAPQTPTNPSEIPSTYDVAVFENKSPSFGPGLAAASGEVEAARDAPLGLDDLDAPGLERSRSAIGRCEVVCFSPSHTGSFGTQTPRRARTVIEAWADRTAALSALPGVQQVFPFENRGEEIGVTLHHPHGQIYAYPYITPHTKLLLAAIEREGDDLFARIVAAEGSGPRVVLDSEHWIAYVPFAARWPIEVHLTPRRHVPDLAATSAPERDELADVYLRLLRGLDALYETPTPYIAAWHQSPAHVGRDTVRLHLALTSPRRAADKLKYLAGSEAAMGAWIGDIPPETSAARLREAIAS, encoded by the coding sequence ATGAGCTCTCTTGGCCGCCCGCCCAGCGTCCAGACGCTGGGCGCCGGCGTGGTGAGACGCGCGACGCGTCTCGCGGACGGTCGCGAGTTGATCTACTTCGACGACGCCGATACGAGCCTCGGCGAGGAGCGCTCGATCGACACCCGCACCCTCGACGCTCGGCCGGCGACCGCGATGATGCGGCGTGATGTGCTGACCGGCGACTGGATCTCGATTGCCGCATCGCGGCAGAATCGCGCCTTCCTGCCTCCTGCCCATCTCGATCCGCTCGCGCCGCAGACACCGACGAATCCCTCCGAGATCCCGTCGACGTACGATGTGGCGGTCTTCGAGAACAAGTCACCGTCGTTCGGTCCTGGCCTGGCTGCGGCCAGCGGCGAGGTCGAGGCCGCCCGCGACGCGCCGCTCGGCCTCGACGACCTCGACGCCCCAGGGCTCGAACGGTCCCGCAGCGCCATCGGGCGCTGCGAAGTGGTCTGCTTCTCGCCCTCCCACACGGGGTCGTTCGGCACTCAGACCCCCCGCCGGGCGCGCACGGTGATCGAGGCATGGGCCGACCGCACCGCCGCACTGTCGGCTTTGCCCGGCGTGCAGCAGGTGTTCCCCTTCGAGAATCGGGGTGAAGAGATCGGCGTGACGCTGCACCACCCGCACGGACAGATCTACGCCTACCCCTACATCACCCCACATACCAAGCTGCTGCTCGCCGCGATCGAGCGCGAGGGTGACGACCTGTTCGCGCGGATCGTCGCGGCCGAGGGATCCGGCCCTCGTGTCGTCCTGGACTCGGAGCACTGGATCGCCTACGTCCCGTTCGCGGCACGGTGGCCCATCGAAGTCCATCTGACCCCGCGCCGGCACGTCCCCGACCTCGCCGCGACATCGGCCCCGGAGCGCGACGAGCTCGCCGACGTCTACCTGCGCCTGCTCCGCGGACTCGACGCGCTCTACGAGACCCCGACCCCCTACATCGCGGCGTGGCATCAGTCCCCCGCGCATGTCGGGCGCGACACCGTCCGTCTGCACCTCGCACTCACCTCTCCGCGCCGCGCCGCCGACAAGCTCAAATACCTCGCCGGATCTGAGGCGGCCATGGGTGCCTGGATCGGCGACATCCCCCCCGAAACGTCCGCTGCCCGGCTGCGTGAGGCGATCGCGTCGTGA
- a CDS encoding LacI family DNA-binding transcriptional regulator, with translation MADVAAHAGVSGQTVSRVANASPRVDPATRARVEEAMAVLGYRPHRAARALRTGRTQTIGLVVSTLATVGNSRMLQAVADAAGARGYALTVVTLGPEADIENAFERLREHGVDGALVLNEASAVARDAPAPARLELVVVDSPPDDRFGVIATAHADGARNATEHLLALGHSSVRHIAGPRGSFAADERERGWREALQHAGAPVIEPFRGDWTAASGHHAGALLAADASVTAVFAANDQMALGVLRALFEGDRYVPGDVSVIGFDDVPDAADFRPPLTTVRQDFDRLGERAVAMLVDRIEGHRLPLAESVSTALVIRGSTTG, from the coding sequence ATGGCGGACGTCGCCGCGCACGCCGGTGTCTCGGGACAGACCGTGTCGCGGGTCGCCAATGCCAGTCCCCGCGTCGATCCGGCCACCCGGGCCCGCGTCGAAGAGGCGATGGCCGTTCTCGGCTACCGTCCCCACCGGGCGGCGCGTGCGCTGCGAACAGGGCGAACCCAGACGATCGGCCTGGTGGTGTCCACCCTCGCGACCGTCGGCAACTCGCGCATGCTGCAGGCGGTGGCCGATGCCGCGGGAGCGCGGGGGTATGCGCTCACGGTCGTCACTCTCGGCCCCGAGGCCGATATCGAGAACGCCTTCGAGCGCCTGCGCGAGCACGGCGTGGACGGCGCCCTCGTGCTGAACGAAGCGAGCGCGGTCGCCCGGGACGCGCCCGCTCCGGCGCGGCTCGAGCTGGTCGTGGTCGACTCGCCTCCGGATGACAGGTTCGGGGTCATCGCCACGGCTCACGCGGACGGCGCGCGGAACGCGACCGAGCACCTCCTTGCGCTCGGTCATTCGTCGGTGCGCCACATCGCCGGGCCGCGAGGCTCGTTTGCCGCGGACGAACGCGAACGAGGGTGGCGCGAAGCCCTGCAGCACGCGGGTGCGCCCGTCATCGAGCCGTTCCGCGGCGATTGGACCGCGGCATCCGGGCATCACGCGGGAGCGCTGCTGGCCGCGGACGCATCGGTGACCGCAGTGTTCGCGGCGAACGACCAGATGGCGCTCGGTGTCCTGCGGGCACTCTTCGAGGGCGATCGATACGTGCCTGGGGACGTGAGCGTCATCGGATTCGACGATGTCCCGGATGCCGCCGACTTCCGCCCGCCGCTCACGACCGTTCGGCAGGATTTCGACCGTCTCGGTGAGCGGGCGGTCGCCATGCTCGTGGACAGGATCGAGGGGCACCGACTTCCGCTTGCCGAGTCCGTGTCGACCGCGCTGGTGATCCGGGGGAGCACGACCGGGTGA
- a CDS encoding ROK family transcriptional regulator, translated as MLTESHEALAREVLIHGPIGRSALGRRLGLSPASLTRLAKPFLERGLFVERGEESNGAVGRPVRPLDIAPDLGSFAGMKITGDAVYAVLTDARAQILAERVVALRATTPEAVVGVLAGIVSDFSAVTTAPLVGVGVSLGGAVDDSGRVIRAPFLDWVDVDFGPSLSSVTGLNVTVENDVVALVEAERWFGAGRGRSGFSVITIGAGVGYGLVVGGESVHTRGAGVGLGGHIPLDPTGPLCPQGHRGCSTAVLTSIGMCAQVASALGRPVDYAEVLSLAAAGDPVATAVVDAAARGLGRMIALAANLTMQPTVVLAGDGIGLWELAASQVRVAAAADRDPLAEPVEILVDDAGFRAWARGAAAVAIQAAVARLATSELLRGDPAAPRRP; from the coding sequence GTGCTGACCGAAAGCCATGAGGCGCTCGCTCGCGAAGTGCTCATCCACGGGCCCATCGGGCGAAGCGCGCTCGGCCGGAGGCTGGGTCTGTCGCCGGCGAGCTTGACGCGTCTGGCGAAGCCCTTTCTGGAGCGCGGACTCTTCGTCGAGCGCGGTGAAGAGTCCAACGGAGCAGTCGGCCGCCCGGTCCGCCCGCTCGACATCGCCCCGGACCTCGGCTCCTTCGCGGGGATGAAGATCACCGGAGACGCGGTCTACGCCGTCCTGACCGACGCTCGTGCGCAGATCCTCGCCGAACGCGTCGTCGCGCTCAGGGCCACCACGCCCGAGGCGGTCGTGGGCGTGCTGGCCGGAATCGTGTCCGACTTCTCCGCGGTGACGACCGCCCCGCTCGTCGGGGTGGGCGTCAGCCTCGGTGGAGCGGTCGATGACTCCGGCCGAGTCATCCGCGCTCCCTTCCTGGACTGGGTGGACGTCGACTTCGGACCATCGCTCTCGTCCGTCACGGGACTGAATGTGACCGTGGAGAACGACGTCGTCGCGCTGGTCGAAGCCGAACGCTGGTTCGGCGCGGGCAGAGGCCGCAGCGGATTCTCGGTGATCACCATCGGCGCGGGTGTCGGCTACGGTCTGGTGGTCGGCGGGGAATCGGTGCACACCAGAGGGGCCGGCGTCGGCCTCGGTGGGCACATCCCGCTCGACCCCACCGGCCCACTGTGCCCCCAGGGGCACCGCGGCTGCTCCACCGCGGTGCTGACCTCCATCGGAATGTGTGCGCAGGTGGCATCCGCCCTCGGCCGCCCCGTCGATTACGCCGAGGTGCTTTCCCTCGCTGCCGCCGGCGATCCGGTGGCCACTGCGGTGGTGGATGCCGCGGCCCGCGGTCTCGGACGGATGATCGCACTCGCGGCGAACCTCACCATGCAGCCCACGGTCGTGCTCGCCGGCGACGGGATCGGGCTGTGGGAACTGGCCGCATCGCAGGTCCGCGTCGCGGCCGCTGCCGACCGCGATCCCCTCGCCGAACCGGTCGAGATCCTCGTGGATGACGCGGGGTTCCGCGCGTGGGCGCGCGGCGCCGCCGCCGTGGCGATCCAAGCGGCCGTCGCACGCCTGGCGACCTCCGAGCTGCTGCGGGGTGACCCCGCAGCGCCGAGACGACCGTGA
- a CDS encoding alpha-galactosidase, whose translation MSTLHLRRGGTSVVVDMTAQPHPAIVHWGRELVGSTPLSLASLALAARPQRVSGGLDETPRLGLLPTPAGGWLGTPGIEGHRDGAGGSIRFELAGVQSNYHRATISLVDSEAQLAAQIELRVGASGLLHQRILLRNTGASRYTLQSLQIIFPMPWDATEILDTTGRHLRERTPQRRAFTFGTHTRESRRGRPGADATLLLAAGRPGFGFENGRVHGIHVAWSGNHRVTAERTTTGEAFLSGGELLLAGEVILAPGESLQSPWVIGSWGDGLTELSARFHEEWRARPQHPRRPRPVTLNTWEAVYFDHSLEKLAALADAAAGVGVERFVLDDGWFTGRRDDTAGLGDWFVDRDVWPDGLHPLIDQVRELGMEFGLWVEPEMINPDSDLARRHPDWILRGRMALPPSARQQQVLDLAHPDAYDYISGRLHALLEEYPIAYLKWDHNRDLVDAGSGPGGSSRVHDHTLALYRLLDELKARHPRLEIESCASGGARVDLGILDRTDRIWTSDSLDPLERLANQRYTGLVVAPELMGMHLTSPIVHASGRTVSLALSGAVALFGHFGIEWDLTAVDEATREQIVWWVALAKRLRPLIATGRVVHVDGTDPGIDVRGMVAADAASAVFTITQTETSVAYPAGRVRLPGLDAERRYRVRVIAADGRGDHPGQSPLAWAHQDTALTGLELESVGLRPPVQFPQQARVLELLTDD comes from the coding sequence ATGAGTACATTGCATCTGCGTCGGGGCGGGACGAGCGTCGTCGTGGACATGACTGCGCAGCCTCACCCCGCCATCGTTCACTGGGGTCGGGAACTGGTCGGATCGACGCCCCTGTCGCTGGCCTCCCTCGCCCTTGCCGCCCGCCCGCAACGGGTGTCCGGTGGCCTCGACGAGACCCCGCGCCTGGGACTGCTCCCGACGCCGGCCGGCGGCTGGCTCGGCACGCCCGGTATCGAGGGACACCGCGACGGCGCCGGTGGGAGCATCCGCTTCGAGCTGGCGGGCGTGCAGTCGAACTATCATCGCGCGACGATCTCACTCGTCGACTCCGAAGCGCAGCTCGCCGCCCAGATCGAGTTGCGAGTGGGCGCCAGCGGACTGCTGCACCAGCGCATCCTGCTGCGCAACACCGGCGCCTCGCGGTACACGCTGCAGTCACTCCAGATCATCTTCCCGATGCCCTGGGACGCCACGGAGATCCTCGACACGACGGGTCGGCACCTGCGTGAGCGCACTCCGCAGCGGCGTGCCTTCACATTCGGCACGCACACGCGTGAGAGCCGACGCGGTCGGCCCGGTGCGGACGCGACGCTGCTTCTCGCCGCCGGACGGCCGGGCTTCGGCTTCGAGAACGGGCGGGTGCACGGCATCCACGTGGCATGGAGCGGCAATCACCGTGTCACGGCGGAGCGGACGACCACCGGCGAGGCGTTCCTGTCGGGCGGAGAGCTGCTGCTCGCCGGCGAGGTCATCCTCGCCCCAGGAGAGTCGCTTCAGAGCCCGTGGGTGATCGGCTCGTGGGGCGATGGCCTGACGGAGCTGTCCGCTCGCTTCCACGAGGAGTGGCGTGCCCGTCCGCAGCATCCGCGACGCCCGCGCCCGGTCACACTGAACACGTGGGAGGCGGTTTACTTCGACCACTCTCTCGAGAAGCTCGCCGCGCTGGCGGATGCCGCGGCCGGGGTCGGCGTCGAGCGGTTCGTGCTCGACGACGGGTGGTTCACGGGCCGACGCGACGACACGGCGGGTCTGGGGGATTGGTTCGTCGACCGGGACGTGTGGCCGGACGGGTTGCACCCGCTCATCGACCAGGTGCGCGAGCTGGGGATGGAATTCGGGCTGTGGGTCGAACCCGAGATGATCAATCCCGACAGCGACCTCGCGCGCAGGCATCCGGACTGGATCCTCCGCGGGCGGATGGCGCTGCCGCCGTCGGCTCGGCAGCAGCAGGTGCTCGACCTCGCCCACCCCGACGCCTATGACTACATCTCGGGACGACTGCACGCCCTGCTCGAGGAGTACCCGATCGCCTACCTGAAGTGGGATCACAATCGCGATCTCGTCGATGCGGGCAGTGGGCCGGGAGGAAGCAGCCGGGTGCACGACCACACCCTCGCGCTGTATCGCCTGCTCGACGAACTGAAGGCCCGCCATCCGCGCTTGGAGATCGAGAGCTGCGCATCGGGCGGCGCCCGCGTCGACCTCGGGATCCTCGATCGCACCGATCGCATCTGGACCAGCGACAGCCTCGACCCGCTCGAGCGTCTCGCGAACCAGCGTTACACCGGCCTGGTCGTCGCCCCGGAGTTGATGGGAATGCACCTGACCAGCCCCATCGTCCACGCCTCCGGCCGCACGGTCTCCCTGGCACTCAGCGGGGCGGTCGCCCTGTTCGGCCACTTCGGGATCGAGTGGGACCTGACCGCGGTCGATGAGGCGACCCGGGAGCAGATCGTCTGGTGGGTCGCCCTGGCGAAGCGGCTGCGACCGCTGATCGCGACGGGCCGGGTCGTTCATGTCGACGGGACCGATCCGGGGATCGATGTGCGCGGCATGGTCGCTGCGGACGCAGCATCCGCCGTCTTCACCATCACTCAGACCGAGACGTCGGTCGCGTACCCCGCCGGGCGCGTGCGGCTGCCGGGGCTGGACGCGGAACGCAGGTACCGGGTGCGGGTCATCGCCGCCGACGGACGTGGTGACCATCCCGGCCAGTCCCCGCTCGCCTGGGCCCACCAGGACACGGCGCTGACCGGCCTCGAGCTGGAGTCGGTCGGCCTGCGTCCGCCGGTCCAGTTCCCCCAGCAGGCGCGCGTGCTCGAACTCCTCACGGACGACTGA